Proteins found in one Muntiacus reevesi chromosome 2, mMunRee1.1, whole genome shotgun sequence genomic segment:
- the LOC136158931 gene encoding cationic amino acid transporter 3-like → MLRWYVHQFGQKLARRRPLEPLKESESRGAPLTTLDLVILGVGKIMRAAIYILIGKMVKYVTGPAIVICFLVAALFSLLSGFCHAELWARVPRSGSAYLYSYVTMGQMYAFFTGWNLILSLVLGTAILASAWSYIFDSLIGNHISQALRGTFSLYMPHFLAKYPDFLALALVLLFMGLQMLGARDSALFNKVFTGINILVQSFIILSGFIKGDLHNWQLTEQDYTLNTSESRGTSRLGGEGSGGFVPFGFDGVLHGAALCFYAFVGFDAIVSRGEEALNPQRSIPLSITFSIFICFLVYFGVSASLTLILPYYQIQPDNPLSQTFLHGGWISARYVLSVGIICALTYRLHSAMFPMTQVIYAMAEDGLLFRGLAQVRAHTGNPIMAIMSSGNLAGVMAFLFELSDLVDFLSVVTLLAYTLVAFSVLVLRYQPHLKEKTGEEIEMEPEAEGNPLDSVPEAGTSNILKSLWFPTSTIPTQKSGQIVCGCAFLLVLLLTILSLIMAQWPSQVFSGDPVLTTVAVLLLLLITGVTVIIWRQPQDPSPLYFKAPALPVLPLVSILVNIYSMMRMTTGTWALLGIWMGIGFVIYFGYGIRHSLKENNELQPPASTSQT, encoded by the exons ATGCTGCGTTGGTATGTTCACCAGTTTGGTCAGAAGCTGGCCCGTAGGCGGCCACTGGAGCCCCTGAAGGAGTCTGAGAGCCGCGGAGCTCCTCTGACCACCCTCGACCTGGTGATCTTGGGTGTGGGCAAGATAATGAGAGCTGCCATCTACATCCTAATTGGTAAAATGGTCAAGTACGTAACTGGACCAGCGATCGTCATCTGCTTCTTGGTGGCTGCCTTGTTTTCCCTGCTGTCAGGGTTCTGCCATGCCGAGTTATGGGCCCGGGTACCACGCTCCGGTTCTGCCTATCTCTACAGCTATGTCACCATGGGTCAGATGTACGCCTTCTTCACTGGCTGGAACCTCATCCTGTCCTTAGTCCTTG GCACCGCCATTTTGGCCAGCGCCTGGAGCTACATCTTCGACAGCCTCATTGGGAACCACATCTCTCAGGCGTTACGAGGAACTTTCTCTCTGTACATGCCCCACTTCCTGGCCAAGTACCCAGACTTTCTGGCCTTGGCCCtggtgctgctgttcatgg GACTTCAGATGCTGGGAGCTCGTGACTCAGCCCTGTTTAACAAAGTGTTCACAGGCATCAACATTTTGGTTCAAAGCTTCATCATCCTCTCAGGTTTCATTAAGGGAGACCTGCACAATTGGCAGCTCACGGAACAGGACTACACCTTGAACACATCTGAATCCAGGGGCACCTCTAGGTTAGGAGG AGAGGGTTCTGGAGGGTTTGTGCCTTTTGGCTTTGACGGGGTTCTCCACGGGGCGGCTCTATGTTTCTACGCATTTGTTGGCTTTGACGCCATTGTCTCTAGAG GCGAAGAAGCCCTAAATCCTCAGCGGTCCATCCCCTTGAGCATCACGTTCTCCATCTTCATCTGCTTTTTGGTCTATTTCGGTGTCTCAGCATCCCTCACCCTCATCCTGCCCTACTACCAGATTCAGCCTGACAACCCCTTATCACAGACATTTCTGCACGGTGGGTGGATTTCTGCCAGATATGTCCTGAGTGTCGGCATCATTTGTGCTCTTACATACAG ACTTCACAGTGCCATGTTCCCCATGACTCAGGTGATCTATGCGATGGCAGAGGATGGGCTCCTTTTCCGGGGACTTGCCCAGGTCCGTGCCCACACAGGCAACCCCATCATGGCCATCATGTCTTCTGGAAACCTCGCAG GGGTCATGGCATTCCTCTTCGAGCTCAGTGATCTTGTGGACTTCTTGTCAGTTGTGACCCTGCTTGCTTACACTCTCGTGGCATTTTCAGTCCTTGTCCTCAG GTACCAGCCGCACCTGAAGGAGAAAACCGGGGAGGAAATTGAGATGGAGCCTGAAGCTGAAGGAAATCCTTTGGACTCTGTACCTGAAGCAGGAACCTCAAACATCCTGAAGAGTCTGTGGTTCCCTACCAGCACCATCCCCACACAGAAATCTGGCCAGATTGTCTGTGGATGTGCCTTCCTGCTCG TTCTCCTGCTGACCATCCTGAGCCTGATCATGGCCCAGTGGCCCAGCCAGGTGTTCTCTGGAGACCCCGTGCTCACAACAGtggctgtgctgctgctgctgctcatcaCTGGGGTCACGGTCATCATCTGGAGGCAGCCCCAGGACCCCTCccctctttattttaaa GCCCCTGCTCTGCCTGTCCTCCCCCTGGTGAGCATCCTCGTGAACATTTACTCTATGATGAGGATGACCACTGGGACCTGGGCCCTACTTGGCATCTGGATGGGGATTG gatttgtcatatattttggatatgggATCCGACACAGCTTGAAGGAGAACAACGAGCTACAGCCACCAGCCTCCACCTCCCAGACTTGA